Proteins encoded within one genomic window of Actinoplanes octamycinicus:
- a CDS encoding nucleotidyltransferase domain-containing protein produces the protein MLVVDSRVGRQLEAIREVVEVGRELRIPVWLRGGWAMDFYLGKVTRPHLDVDWFVWGDEVQQLAEELVSRGWTLLPEPPHDRQMDLVKDDVEQSLTLLARNEAGHPVVAAGPSAGEPWPETMLDGPPGSLAGITCPIITPESQIELKRMYPIWIPTLKRRPKDATDIAHLQAALNTQKQASASQPPQTDREQRPAGR, from the coding sequence ATGTTGGTGGTGGATTCTCGAGTTGGCCGGCAGTTGGAGGCGATCCGGGAGGTCGTGGAGGTCGGGCGGGAGCTCAGGATTCCGGTGTGGCTTCGGGGCGGTTGGGCCATGGACTTCTACCTCGGGAAGGTGACCCGGCCGCACTTGGACGTTGACTGGTTCGTCTGGGGCGACGAGGTGCAGCAGTTGGCTGAGGAGCTGGTCAGCCGCGGTTGGACGCTCCTTCCCGAGCCTCCGCACGACCGACAGATGGACCTGGTGAAGGACGACGTAGAACAGAGCCTCACCCTGCTCGCCCGCAACGAAGCCGGCCACCCTGTGGTAGCCGCCGGCCCCTCAGCCGGCGAACCCTGGCCCGAAACCATGCTCGACGGCCCACCCGGCTCCCTGGCCGGCATCACATGCCCCATCATCACCCCGGAGTCCCAGATCGAGCTGAAACGCATGTACCCGATCTGGATCCCCACCCTGAAACGCCGCCCAAAAGACGCCACCGACATAGCCCACCTCCAAGCCGCCCTCAACACCCAAAAGCAAGCATCAGCCAGTCAGCCGCCCCAAACGGACCGGGAACAGCGACCCGCCGGACGCTGA
- a CDS encoding CBS domain-containing protein yields the protein MRISDILRVKGNSVVTVEPEMSVEGLVNALAQHRIGAAVVSRDGAAVEGIVSERDVVRALAARGSAVLTEPVSSIQTTQVRTVSPDARLEDVERLMTEHRFRHVPVVLNGRLAGVVSIGDVVKNRIDELETERTTLADYITGDRT from the coding sequence ATGCGGATCAGCGACATCCTTCGCGTCAAGGGCAACAGTGTGGTGACTGTGGAACCGGAAATGTCCGTGGAGGGGCTGGTCAACGCTCTGGCCCAGCATCGGATCGGTGCGGCGGTGGTGTCTCGCGACGGCGCGGCGGTCGAGGGCATCGTGAGTGAACGAGACGTCGTGCGAGCCCTGGCCGCCCGCGGATCGGCGGTGCTGACCGAGCCGGTCAGCAGCATCCAGACGACACAGGTTCGCACCGTCTCACCGGACGCCCGCCTGGAGGACGTGGAACGCCTGATGACCGAACACCGCTTCCGCCACGTCCCGGTCGTCCTCAACGGCCGCCTGGCCGGAGTGGTCAGCATCGGCGACGTAGTCAAGAACCGCATCGACGAACTGGAAACCGAACGCACCACCCTCGCCGACTACATCACCGGCGACCGCACCTGA
- a CDS encoding M4 family metallopeptidase, producing the protein MPGPICFYVPSHIIDHIARHAGRLGLDADAARRTAVASAAVREQRRMLAMTSMDALTAARPGQGDRQIFDDHHRFETGGELVRGEGDDPVAAANVNAAYDGLGATREFFREVLGRDSIDDAGMTLLGDVNYGDGYDNAFWDGTRMVFGNGDDQIFQDFTRDVDVCAHELTHGVTQYTAGLVYTDQAGAMNEAFSDIFAACVDQFVQKVDAGEHNWLIGEEVMAAPMYGEAIRSMAHPGTAYDNPVLGKDPQAAHMSEYVPGGDPHLNSGIMNRAFYLSAIDLGSYPAAKIFYAALRNLWPQAQFTDCAYLCAEQARLLSRDGRVSRHAPQTIRAAFREVGIP; encoded by the coding sequence ATGCCCGGGCCGATCTGCTTCTACGTTCCGTCGCACATCATCGACCACATCGCGCGGCATGCCGGCCGGCTCGGCCTGGACGCGGACGCCGCGCGGCGCACCGCGGTGGCCTCGGCGGCGGTCCGGGAGCAACGCCGGATGCTGGCGATGACCAGCATGGACGCGCTGACCGCGGCCCGGCCCGGCCAGGGTGACCGGCAGATCTTCGATGATCACCACCGGTTCGAGACCGGCGGCGAACTGGTCCGCGGCGAGGGTGACGACCCGGTCGCCGCGGCCAACGTGAACGCGGCGTACGACGGCCTGGGCGCCACCCGCGAGTTCTTCCGCGAGGTGCTCGGCCGCGACTCGATCGACGACGCCGGGATGACGCTGCTGGGCGACGTCAACTACGGCGACGGGTACGACAACGCGTTCTGGGACGGCACCCGGATGGTCTTCGGGAACGGCGACGACCAGATCTTCCAGGACTTCACCCGGGACGTGGACGTGTGCGCGCACGAGCTGACCCACGGCGTCACCCAGTACACCGCCGGGCTGGTCTACACCGATCAGGCCGGCGCGATGAACGAGGCCTTCTCCGACATCTTCGCCGCCTGCGTGGACCAGTTCGTGCAGAAGGTCGACGCCGGCGAGCACAACTGGCTGATCGGCGAGGAGGTGATGGCCGCCCCGATGTACGGCGAGGCGATCCGCTCGATGGCTCACCCCGGGACCGCGTACGACAACCCGGTCCTCGGCAAGGACCCGCAGGCCGCGCACATGTCCGAGTACGTCCCGGGCGGCGACCCGCACCTCAACAGCGGCATCATGAACCGGGCCTTCTACCTGTCCGCCATCGACCTCGGCTCCTACCCAGCCGCCAAGATCTTCTACGCCGCCCTGCGGAACCTCTGGCCGCAGGCCCAGTTCACCGACTGCGCCTACCTCTGCGCCGAACAGGCCCGCCTCCTGTCCCGCGACGGCCGGGTGAGCCGCCACGCCCCGCAAACCATCCGCGCCGCCTTCCGCGAGGTCGGCATCCCCTGA
- a CDS encoding siderophore-interacting protein → MSQTVVPSTEAVPFRFFPVEVVRVTRLSPSFLRVTFTGADLDRFADNGFDQRCKLIPPLDGCGIDHLPMGEDWFTRWRGLPADRQNPIRTYTVRAVRPHLREVDVDMVLHGVSGPASRWAVSAGPGSIACLLGPNADFPGPTGGTDFHPPAGTNRILLVGDETAVPAIASILSRLPAGMRGEVLLEVPESGDQLLVDAPPGVRVTWLPRDGAAHGAKLIPAVQAAAAHLLGDAAGATCAELEDVDVDEGLLWEVPDGTDAVDGFYAWLAGEAAVIKTLRRHLVSTCGVDRRAVAFMGYWRLGKAEC, encoded by the coding sequence GTGAGCCAGACCGTTGTGCCCTCGACCGAGGCGGTCCCGTTCCGGTTCTTCCCGGTCGAGGTGGTCCGGGTCACCCGGCTCAGCCCGAGCTTCCTGCGCGTCACCTTCACCGGCGCCGACCTGGACCGGTTCGCCGACAACGGTTTCGACCAGCGCTGCAAGCTGATCCCGCCGCTGGACGGCTGCGGCATCGACCACCTGCCGATGGGCGAGGACTGGTTCACCCGGTGGCGCGGCCTGCCCGCCGACCGGCAGAACCCGATCCGCACCTACACCGTTCGCGCGGTCCGCCCGCACCTGCGCGAGGTCGACGTCGACATGGTCCTGCACGGCGTCAGCGGCCCGGCGTCGCGCTGGGCGGTCTCGGCCGGCCCCGGCTCGATCGCCTGCCTGCTCGGGCCGAACGCGGACTTCCCCGGCCCGACCGGCGGCACCGACTTCCACCCGCCGGCCGGCACCAACCGGATCCTGCTGGTCGGCGACGAGACCGCGGTCCCGGCGATCGCCTCGATCCTCTCCCGCCTGCCCGCCGGCATGCGCGGCGAGGTCCTCCTGGAGGTCCCGGAGTCCGGCGACCAGCTGCTCGTCGACGCCCCGCCCGGCGTCCGGGTCACCTGGCTGCCCCGCGACGGCGCGGCACACGGCGCCAAGCTGATCCCGGCCGTCCAGGCCGCCGCCGCCCACCTGCTCGGCGACGCGGCCGGCGCCACCTGCGCCGAGCTGGAGGACGTGGACGTCGACGAGGGCCTGCTCTGGGAGGTCCCGGACGGCACCGACGCGGTCGACGGCTTCTACGCCTGGCTGGCCGGCGAGGCCGCGGTCATCAAGACCCTCCGCCGCCACCTGGTCAGCACCTGCGGCGTCGACCGCCGGGCGGTCGCCTTCATGGGCTACTGGCGCCTCGGCAAGGCCGAGTGCTGA
- a CDS encoding response regulator, with product MPQTSTTALTFSDAGAGLSWPLDDWSAALEPPTVLIADDDEDVRDLVATKLRAAGYRTLTAADGRTAMALAVGERPQLVLLDVHMPGLDGLGFCYELHSSPQTADIPVIFISGRAEPADVDLGRMVGAEDYLAKPIDPAELLRRVERLLGH from the coding sequence ATGCCGCAGACCTCGACCACGGCCTTGACGTTCAGCGACGCCGGAGCGGGTCTGTCCTGGCCGCTGGACGACTGGTCGGCCGCCCTGGAGCCGCCGACCGTGCTGATCGCCGACGACGACGAGGACGTGCGGGACCTGGTCGCCACCAAGCTGCGGGCGGCCGGCTACCGGACGCTGACCGCCGCCGACGGGCGCACCGCGATGGCGCTCGCCGTCGGCGAGCGGCCCCAGCTGGTGCTGCTCGACGTGCACATGCCCGGGCTGGACGGGCTGGGCTTCTGCTACGAGCTGCACTCGTCGCCGCAGACCGCGGACATCCCGGTGATCTTCATCAGCGGTCGGGCCGAGCCGGCCGACGTGGACCTCGGGCGGATGGTGGGCGCCGAGGACTACCTGGCCAAGCCGATCGACCCGGCCGAGCTGCTGCGCCGGGTGGAACGCCTGCTGGGTCACTGA
- a CDS encoding methyl-accepting chemotaxis protein, whose product MQPDTTDAGRTAAVPRGLLERVLGDRSLLIKSTITAACVAVVALLVTVVSLSRMGQLRDDLQAMKDHHVDSMEQLANLRGGITNLFRGMLLVSSGQGQHDDQLTQAGLSGTSAADTQIDAATAAYREIAIDSGARDRLTRLDTFAEAMQRYRALRDVLIFRKAPPAGFQMPAPDQIMGAFTSAEDAMNGAMDELQQAEESDADAMTATSNQAYQRSRLITLVGLVIGFAVAAFVGFGVMRLIKRQLATVSSALGAVADGDLTVPAEVRSRDELGRMAEAVNRAREGLQTTVRQLTHDAGTLGTVTERLSTITRRLDAEAREAAEQAGMVAGTANEVSASVQSVAAGSDEMGASIREISQNASSAAQVAAGAVNVAQVTNNTVAKLGESSAEIGDVVKTITSIAEQTNLLALNATIEAARAGEAGKGFAVVATEVKDLAQETAKATEDIAQRVQAIQADTENAVTAIQEISRIISEINDYQVTIASAVEQQTATTNEMSRSIGEAATGSTTIAGNINAVAGAAHATTSALSEADASMGELTRVAGELREVVSRFRV is encoded by the coding sequence ATGCAGCCGGACACCACTGACGCCGGGCGGACCGCCGCGGTGCCCCGTGGGCTGCTGGAACGGGTTCTCGGCGACCGCAGCCTGCTGATCAAGAGCACCATCACCGCGGCCTGCGTGGCGGTGGTGGCCCTGCTCGTGACGGTGGTCTCGCTGAGCCGGATGGGGCAGCTCCGCGACGACCTGCAGGCGATGAAGGACCACCACGTCGACAGCATGGAACAGCTGGCCAACCTGCGTGGCGGCATCACCAACCTGTTCCGCGGCATGCTGCTGGTCTCCTCCGGGCAGGGCCAGCACGACGACCAGCTGACCCAGGCCGGGCTGAGCGGCACCAGCGCGGCCGACACGCAGATCGACGCGGCGACCGCCGCCTACCGCGAGATCGCCATCGACTCCGGGGCGCGGGACCGGCTGACCCGGCTGGACACCTTCGCCGAGGCGATGCAGCGCTACCGGGCGCTGCGCGACGTGCTGATCTTCCGCAAGGCGCCGCCGGCCGGCTTCCAGATGCCCGCACCGGACCAGATCATGGGCGCTTTCACCAGCGCCGAGGACGCCATGAACGGCGCGATGGACGAGCTGCAGCAGGCCGAGGAGTCGGACGCCGACGCGATGACCGCCACCAGCAACCAGGCCTACCAGCGGTCTAGGCTGATCACCCTGGTCGGGCTGGTGATCGGGTTCGCGGTCGCGGCGTTCGTCGGGTTCGGCGTGATGCGGCTGATCAAACGGCAGCTGGCAACCGTCTCCTCGGCGCTCGGCGCGGTCGCCGACGGCGATCTGACCGTGCCGGCCGAGGTCCGCTCCCGCGACGAGCTGGGCCGGATGGCCGAGGCGGTGAACCGGGCCCGGGAGGGCCTGCAGACCACGGTCCGGCAACTCACCCACGACGCCGGCACGCTCGGCACGGTCACCGAGCGGCTGAGCACCATCACCCGCCGGCTGGACGCCGAGGCGCGGGAGGCCGCCGAGCAGGCCGGGATGGTGGCCGGCACGGCCAACGAGGTGTCCGCCAGCGTGCAGTCGGTGGCGGCCGGCAGCGACGAGATGGGCGCGTCGATCCGGGAGATCTCGCAGAACGCCTCCAGCGCCGCCCAGGTGGCGGCCGGCGCGGTCAACGTCGCCCAGGTCACCAACAACACGGTGGCCAAGCTCGGCGAGTCGTCCGCGGAGATCGGCGACGTGGTCAAGACGATCACCAGCATCGCCGAGCAGACCAACCTGCTGGCCCTGAACGCGACCATCGAGGCGGCCCGGGCCGGCGAGGCCGGCAAGGGATTCGCGGTGGTCGCCACCGAGGTCAAGGACCTGGCCCAGGAGACCGCGAAGGCCACTGAGGACATCGCCCAGCGGGTCCAGGCGATCCAGGCCGACACCGAGAACGCGGTGACCGCCATCCAGGAGATCTCCCGGATCATCTCGGAGATCAACGACTACCAGGTGACCATCGCGTCGGCGGTCGAGCAGCAGACCGCCACCACCAACGAGATGAGCCGCAGCATCGGCGAGGCGGCCACCGGCAGCACCACCATCGCCGGCAACATCAACGCGGTGGCCGGCGCCGCGCACGCCACCACGTCCGCGCTCAGCGAGGCGGACGCGTCGATGGGCGAGCTGACCCGGGTCGCCGGCGAACTCCGCGAGGTGGTCTCCCGCTTCCGCGTGTGA